The following is a genomic window from Triticum urartu cultivar G1812 unplaced genomic scaffold, Tu2.1 TuUngrouped_contig_10157, whole genome shotgun sequence.
CTGACAAGATGTAACAACACTTTGCGGAAGACAACCGTTCTGTGACTCAGATCAGGGTAGTTCTCTGAGACCCACTTGAGCAAAAAGCTGTAAACATAATATTCCGAAGGGACAACCAGGTCGCTACTCATAAAAACACATCTGATCACTCAGAGGGGCATTTGGAGAAGCTCATGCTCATGCCTGAAATAATAGGTAATAGAAATCATCTATATGCATGTGCAGAAGACTACTTATATGAGCTGTATAACTTATATGCAAATCAAAAGCAAGGAAAACTGATGATTCTGATACATGAAAAATTCCAACATTCTACATATTGATTTAGCTCAAAGAAACATTATTGGCGAAGTGTCCCGTGCCCAAGTATTGTTTGTACTTCGATCTGCAATCCCCAATTCAAAACCCCCTCAAATTTCAAATAGGCCAACAAACCAATTCGATGAACAAAGGGAGTCATTTCAGAGGTCACTTACCGGACAACATCCTTGAATTTGAGAGCTACAAAGTCACCAGATGCAGACTTGAGAGGTCCCAAGGCTTCCAATACTACTGAACTTGTGGCCGGAAAGtccaagtactccctccggtcctttttagttcgcatataagatttgactaAAGTCAAGCCTCATAAAGTTTGGTCAACTTTGTAGAAAAAAAtgccaacattcacaatctgaaatcaataccactagatgtgtcatgacttaaagtttcatattaTATAACTTTAGCATAGCAGATGTTGAtattattttataaaaatatggtcaaactttgtgaagtttgacttcagagaattctaatatgcagagtaaaaaggaccggagggagtacatcaaAGCAGTCTCAAGTGTCATCTCTGATTTGAATAATAATTCTCCACACTCAATAATAGCTCGAGAAACTTCATACTTGTCTGCTGTAAGTAGAGTGGTAAGCAAATCCTTGGGGTCCAATTTGCTAAATTCTCCATTATAAATAAAATTTATTATTTCCAGCACCGGTTCAACCTCTGAAAGATATATATCAAAAAACTATATTAAAACCAAGCCTAGCCTTTCATTGCGTAAGAAGTATATGAATTGAATTTCATAACCTTCTTCCGACACTTGAAGTGAAATGATGTTCTGATTAGACTCCATCATGCCGTTTGTAAAAAGCTATAAGAAGCAAAACACTAAATAAGCTGGGAAACACGCACTAATCAAAACAACTATCATAATCATAATTAGTTAAAAGTACCTTATGGAAAAATTGGCTTTCAGAAGCTAAGAGCATTGAGGAAATCCTAATATGTTTAACACAAAGGACTGGTGTTTTCTGCACATTATCTGCGATAAACAGTAAAATAAACAAAAACAGTTCAGAAATAAGACTCAAAGGGAGCATGACAGGGCATATGTTACAATGGTGTACTGACAAAAATTTATCATCATTATCAATCATGTGCAAAGTTCAAAACAAAACAAACAGGAGAGGAAATCATATAATAGGATAAAAATCACTTGTAAACACTCACCCAAGCCTTGGACAGCATGTTCTGTCTTTCCTCCCCCTTGAAACCTCGCATAGTACGCTAAAGATCCTTCCTTTTCAATCTCTCTGGAAGGGCAAAAAATCATAATAAGAAATCACTGAAACTAAGGGTGCTGCATCAGCAATATATTTCTAAGGATTCATGCAGTATAAACTTCAGAAACATATTTTCCCTGTTCATTCTCTTTTGGCAAGGACTCTTCAGAAACATATTTTTTCCTGTTCATTCTCTTTTGGCAAAGACTATTAATCGTTTCAAATCATGAACAATAGATTATCATTGTTGATTTTAATTATGCTAATTAAAACAGAAGCACAGCTAAATAGATACAAAAATAATACAGCGCCTGGCATAAGAACAGAACAAAAGGGGAGTTTTCCTTATGCAACTAAGCCTATAAAACTGTCAAAAAGTACAACAGCTATCCAACAAACCCATATCCACGCACCTTTCTTTCCTGGAGAAATCAGTTGACTTATCATCCTGCGCAGATGCACAACATGTTAGTAGTCAACATGATCCGATTATGACAGGAGTGCACATAATAACAATTTACCGGAGCATAAGAAGCAAAAACAATCTAGACAAGGCAGAAGCATAAGAAATGCTCCTCCTTCTAAATAATAATCTTTGGTACATGAAGCAGAAACATTCTAGATGTAAATAACAACCTATCTGAATTATGGATAATCTGCTAAGGCCAAGTACCTGAAGCAGAAACAGCCTATCTGAATTATGGATAATGAAGTAAAAAATTAGAAGCAGAAACATTCTAGAATTCAGGAGTAAAATTGTAGCATAATTTAATTTGGTACATGAAGACATGATCCATAGTCGAAGGAAGAGTAAAAACAAATTATACTATTGGTACATGAAGCAGAAGCATTCTAGCATATTAAGACATGATCGGATTATGGTAGGAGTAATAAATACGGCCCTATGTTGGTCATCTGAATTTTGAAGATTCTTAACTCAAACTCAAATATGTTTGCATAGAGGTATGTTTGAATAGAAAATACTGTATTATTAGAAATGAAATGTAACCTGCCTATGACCGTGATTGACAGCAATACACTATAGTCTGAACATAAGCAAGAAACACACATTAGAATCAGACTTACATTCATATCCTTTTCCTTGATAATCTGTGGTTTCGCTGGGTTTGTATTGCCAACCACAATGACCCCTGCACACCCTTGGTTTTTCTGATAATGGCAAAAAAATAGAAGCAGATTGTCACATAAATAATACTGTAAGTAATTTATGTGCTGACTGAGTGAAGGATGTAGGTTAATGCAAGTTTTCAGTAAGAGAATTTTCTTACTGTATTGTCAGCAG
Proteins encoded in this region:
- the LOC125526454 gene encoding BTB/POZ domain-containing protein At4g01160-like; the protein is MNDDKSTDFSRKEREIEKEGSLAYYARFQGGGKTEHAVQGLDNVQKTPVLCVKHIRISSMLLASESQFFHKLFTNGMMESNQNIISLQVSEEEVEPVLEIINFIYNGEFSKLDPKDLLTTLLTADKYEVSRAIIECGELLFKSEMTLETALIL